Proteins from one Malania oleifera isolate guangnan ecotype guangnan chromosome 4, ASM2987363v1, whole genome shotgun sequence genomic window:
- the LOC131153070 gene encoding uncharacterized protein LOC131153070 codes for MYVTRPLSLYRKFPASLSTPPADVAGPNSGFLVIQDEESETTRCFGLCRESYLHDLPFPQNKKLTVRYSTGAGENESVSRNEVILIPVLNQPLSSNRYHAMVPHGKHKGEAYTNSKEEDMGSCCFCSCVRDVKPRPLDPNNTYQQVEISPYDAACSSRGQFLGKSVAPDGFPPYFLRRKGWQIYTSTPRNYELGEAPGVDSTLRARLPEFNFPLSCERSEAVVVGKWYCPFMFVRDGTLRNQVERSMYYEMTLEQKWERIFESENSYGGSSTSVGVNIVVQTEVVSFAGSKVVEVNAADGVVWFRSSHNMGGQEGHVGLSSAIVEKMKWEEERAGWVGGANGQVRVERVEELEGMGGWRRFGSYVLVESFVLKRMDGSLVLSFGFKHTHQIKSKWE; via the exons ATGTATGTGACCAGGCCTCTTTCTCTGTACAGAAAGTTCCCTGCCTCTCTGTCCACCCCCCCGGCCGACGTCGCCGGCCCCAATTCAGGGTTTCTGGTGATTCAGGATGAGGAGTCGGAGACGACGCGTTGCTTTGGGCTGTGCAGGGAGAGTTACCTCCACGACCTGCCCTTTCCCCAAAACAAGAAGCTCACCGTTCGCTACTCCACCGGCGCCGGAGAAAACGAAAGCGTCAGCCGTAATGAAGTTATCCTCATCCCGGTGCTTAACCAGCCCCTGTCATCTAACCGGTACCATGCTATGGTACCCCACGGAAAGCATAAAGG GGAAGCATATACAAATTCTAAGGAGGAGGACATGGGCAGCTGCTGTTTTTGTAGCTGCGTGAGAGATGTTAAACCAAGACCATTGGATCCCAACAACACATATCAACAGGTAGAGATTTCTCCTTATGATGCAGCCTGCAGCTCCAGGGGTCAGTTTCTTGGCAAATCCGTAGCACCAGATGGGTTTCCGCCATACTTTTTGAGGAGGAAAGGCTGGCAAATTTACACCTCGACGCCCCGCAATTACGAGTTAGGTGAAGCACCAGGCGTCGACAGTACTCTCCGCGCTCGCCTTCCGGAATTCAACTTCCCGTTATCCTGCGAGAGGTCGGAAGCTGTGGTGGTGGGAAAGTGGTACTGCCCATTCATGTTTGTTAGAGATGGAACACTGAGGAACCAGGTGGAAAGATCTATGTACTATGAGATGACACTAGAGCAAAAATGGGAAAGGATTTTTGAGAGTGAGAACAGTTATGGTGGAAGTAGTACTTCTGTTGGTGTGAATATTGTTGTTCAGACAGAAGTGGTCTCATTTGCTGGAAGCAAAGTCGTAGAAGTGAATGCAGCAGATGGGGTGGTGTGGTTTAGGAGTTCTCACAATATGGGAGGTCAAGAAGGGCATGTGGGTTTGAGTTCAGCAATTGTGGAGAAAATGAAATGGGAAGAAGAAAGGGCTGGGTGGGTTGGGGGAGCAAATGGGCAAGTGAGGGTGGAGAGGGTGGAGGAGTTGGAAGGGATGGGTGGGTGGAGAAGATTTGGTTCATATGTGTTGGTTGAGAGTTTTGTGTTGAAAAGAATGGATGGAAGCTTGGTATTGAGCTTTGGTTTCAAGCATACTCACCAGATTAAGAGCAAATGGGAATAA
- the LOC131153071 gene encoding uncharacterized protein LOC131153071: protein MYVTRPLSLYRKFPASLSTPPADVAGPNSGFLVIQDEESETTCCFGLCKENYLHDLPFPQNKKLTVHYSTGAGENESIFLNEVILIPVLNQPLSSNRYHAMVPRGKHKGEAYTNSKEEDKSSCCFCSCVRDVKPRPLDPNNTYQQVEISPYDAACSSRGQFLGKSVAPDGFPPYFFRWEGWQIYTSTPRNYELGEAPGVDSALRARLPEFNFPLSCERSEAVVVGKWYCPFMFVRDGTLRNQVERSMYYEMTLEQKWERIFESENSYGGSNTSVGVNVVVQTEVVSFPGSEVVEVNAANGVVWFRSSHNVGGQEGHVGLSSAIVEKMKWEEERAGWVGGANGQVRVERVEELEGMSGWRRFGSYVLVESFVLKRMDGSLVLSFGFKHTHQIKSKWE from the exons ATGTATGTGACCAGGCCTCTTTCTCTGTACAGAAAGTTCCCTGCCTCTCTGTCCACCCCCCCGGCCGACGTCGCCGGCCCCAATTCAGGGTTTCTGGTGATTCAGGATGAGGAGTCGGAGACGACGTGTTGCTTTGGGCTGTGCAAGGAGAATTACCTCCACGACCTGCCCTTTCCCCAAAACAAGAAGCTCACCGTTCACTACTCCACCGGCGCCGGAGAAAACGAAAGCATCTTCCTTAATGAAGTTATCCTCATCCCGGTGCTTAACCAGCCCCTGTCATCTAACCGGTACCATGCTATGGTACCCCGCGGAAAGCATAAAGG GGAAGCATATACAAATTCTAAGGAGGAGGACAAGAGCAGCTGCTGTTTTTGTAGCTGCGTGAGAGATGTTAAACCAAGACCATTGGATCCCAACAACACATATCAACAGGTAGAGATTTCTCCTTATGATGCAGCCTGCAGCTCCAGGGGTCAGTTTCTTGGCAAATCCGTAGCTCCGGATGGGTTTCCGCCATACTTTTTCAGGTGGGAAGGCTGGCAAATTTACACCTCGACGCCCCGCAATTACGAGTTAGGTGAAGCACCCGGCGTCGACAGTGCTCTCCGCGCTCGCCTTCCGGAATTCAACTTCCCGTTATCCTGCGAGAGGTCGGAAGCTGTGGTGGTGGGAAAGTGGTACTGCCCATTCATGTTTGTTAGAGATGGAACACTGAGGAACCAGGTGGAAAGATCTATGTACTATGAGATGACACTAGAGCAAAAATGGGAAAGGATTTTTGAGAGTGAGAACAGTTATGGTGGAAGTAATACTTCTGTTGGTGTGAATGTTGTTGTTCAGACAGAAGTGGTCTCATTTCCTGGAAGCGAAGTTGTAGAAGTGAATGCAGCAAATGGGGTGGTGTGGTTTAGGAGTTCTCACAATGTGGGAGGTCAAGAAGGGCATGTGGGTTTGAGTTCAGCAATTGTGGAGAAAATGAAATGGGAAGAAGAAAGGGCTGGGTGGGTTGGGGGAGCAAATGGGCAAGTGAGAGTGGAGAGGGTGGAGGAATTGGAAGGGATGAGTGGGTGGAGGAGATTTGGTTCATATGTGTTGGTTGAGAGTTTTGTGTTGAAAAGAATGGATGGAAGCTTGGTATTGAGCTTTGGTTTCAAGCATACTCACCAGATTAAGAGCAAATGGGAATAA